Proteins encoded together in one Riemerella anatipestifer window:
- a CDS encoding IS1 family transposase (programmed frameshift) → MKCTKCQSSNKIKAGFARERQRYKCKDCGYFFSVEKKSDVKTLEQKRLALEMYLEGLGFRAIGRLLNISYGTVYQWVKKWGESVELPKNEVPIEIVELDEIHSYVQHKKNYCWSWIAVDRLRKRFISFISDKRDTKTFLKLWEQLKNRNINVFCSDYWKSYSELIPSERHVTSKAETFTVEGYNSRIRHYLARFKRKTKCYSKSKTMLENSLKLLFLKLNNELNIII, encoded by the exons ATGAAATGTACCAAATGTCAATCATCCAATAAGATTAAAGCAGGCTTTGCCAGAGAGCGACAGCGATATAAATGTAAAGATTGTGGCTATTTTTTCAGTGTTGAGAAAAAATCAGATGTAAAAACACTAGAACAAAAGCGTCTTGCTTTAGAAATGTATCTAGAAGGGTTAGGCTTTCGAGCCATTGGGAGGCTATTAAATATTAGCTATGGAACAGTTTATCAATGGGTTAAGAAATGGGGAGAATCTGTAGAGCTTCCAAAAAATGAAGTTCCTATTGAAATAGTGGAATTAGATGAGATTCACAGCTATGTACAGCATAAAAAAA ACTACTGTTGGAGCTGGATTGCTGTTGATAGACTTAGAAAAAGGTTCATCAGTTTTATTAGTGACAAACGGGACACAAAAACCTTCTTAAAACTTTGGGAGCAATTGAAAAACAGAAATATAAATGTTTTTTGTAGTGATTATTGGAAAAGTTATTCAGAGCTGATACCCAGTGAAAGACACGTAACCTCCAAAGCAGAAACCTTTACAGTGGAGGGATATAACAGTAGAATAAGGCATTATTTGGCGAGATTTAAAAGAAAAACAAAGTGTTACTCTAAGTCAAAAACAATGTTGGAAAATTCTTTAAAACTTTTGTTCTTGAAACTAAATAATGAATTGAATATAATAATTTAA